AAGTGAATAATAACAATGGACCCTTAGCTCAGTTGGTTAGAGCAGACGGCTCATAACCGTCCGGTCGTAGGTTCGAGTCCTACAGGGTCCACTAAATCAGATGTCAGGGATCAGAGGCTAGAAGCCGGATTGAAAGTTATTCATAAAGTTTAAAAAGTATTTTGATTTAACGTTCATCAGGCCTCTTGCTTCCAACATCTTGCAAAACGGAGGAATACCCAAGTCTGGCTGAAGGGATCGGTCTTGAAAACCGACAGGGGCTTCACGGCCCGCGGGGGTTCGAATCCCTCTTCCTCCGCCATACATACGAAACCGGAGCAATTGGAGAACAAAATAATAGGCTCGATAGCTCAGTCGGTAGAGCAACGAGCAAATGCATCGTCGAATGATCCGCGAGTTGTCCCGACACAGCCTGCATCGAAGCATAAGCTAGAAGAGGAAGGGACAGAGGCATCTAGAAGGATTTCCCTATCTCAATTGGAGAACTAAAAAAACTGGCTCGATAGCTCAGTCGGTAGAGCAGAGGACTGAAAATCCTCGTGTCGGCGGTTCGATTCCGTCTCGAGCCACCATACATCACCAAGCGTACAGGTTTCTGATGAAACTTGTTTTTTTGATTTCAAAAAAAGTATTGTAAATAGGTTTAAAAAATTGAAACCTTAGGGTATATCTGGTAATGTAAAAAGTGATCACAACTTACATATGAAGGAGGAATTGCTTATGGCAAAGTATGAACTGCCTGAATTGCCTTACGCTGCGAACGCACTTGAACCGCATATCGACGAAGAAACGATGAAGATTCATCATGGGAGACACCACAACACGTATGTCACCAATTTGAATAATGCACTTGAAGGCCATGACGACTTGGCAAGCAAAAGTGTAGAGGAACTTGTCGCAAATCTTGACGCGGTTCCTGAGAACATCCGTACAGCTGTAAGAAATAACGGTGGAGGACATGCCAACCACTCGTTCTTCTGGCAAATTTTAAGCCCGAATGGCGGCGGCCAGCCTTCTGGTGAATTAGCTGAAGCCATCAACAACAAATTCGGAAGCTTTGATAAGTTTAAAGAGGAGTTTGCGGCAGCGGCCACAGGCAGATTCGGTTCCGGCTGGGCATGGTTAGTTGTAAATAACGGTCAGTTGGAAGTGATGAGTACACCAAACCAAGATACACCGCTTATGGAAGGTAAAACTCCTATTCTTGGCCTTGACGTATGGGAGCATGCCTATTATTTAAAATACCAAAACAAACGTCCGGACTACATTAATGCATTCTGGAACGTTGTAAATTGGGATGAAGTGGCAAAACGCTACAACGAAGCTAAATAAAAAAGATTTCACTCAAAATCAGCCAATTATTTGGCTGATTTTTTTCTGTGTTAGGGAAGGATAATTTGCAGTACGGCAGAAAATCGACGTGGCGGCAAATTTTAAGTCCTGAGTGCAAGTTTTCTTTATCTTCTTTTCCGTGCGAATATCGTCACTTGATTAACGCACACTAATTTTTAAGGGAAAAGGAGAGATACATATGAACATTTTAAAAAAAATACTTGGAAATATTGAAGTGACGCGCGGTCTTTCTTTACTGATTTTAATTGGTGGCCTTTACTCTTTAAGCATTGCTTTGTCAAATACATTTGTGAATGTATTTCTCTGGAAACAGACCGGTAAATTTATAGATATTGCTGTTTATAATTTAGCAATCGTCGTATTAGAACCAATTGCTTTTCTATTCGCCGGAAAAATCGCTAAAAAAATCGATCGGGTCATTGTATTAAGGATCGGTGTGATTTTTTTATCAGCTTTTTATTTAGCAGTATTGCTTTCCGGCGAGAGGGCAAGTGCGTATATCGTTTTACTTGGGGCACTACTCGGAATCGGATACGGTTTTTACTGGCTTGCTTATAATGTTTTAACCTTTGAAATCACTGAACCTGAAACTCGTGATTTTTTTAATGGTTTTCTTGGAGTAATGACTTCGTTTTCAGGAATTGTCGGCCCAATCTTTGCAGGATTTATCATTTCTTCGATGGAAAAGTTTACGGGTTATAAAATTATTTTTTCTTTTTCTCTCTTGCTTTTTGTGGGAGCAGTAGTATTGAGTTTTTTCTTGCACAGAAGAGCGGCCAAGGGCAGTTTTGCTTTTCGCGATGTCTTTCAAGAAAAAAAAAGAAACAGAAATTGGAGAAATATTTTATACGCAC
The sequence above is a segment of the Pueribacillus theae genome. Coding sequences within it:
- a CDS encoding MFS transporter, which codes for MNILKKILGNIEVTRGLSLLILIGGLYSLSIALSNTFVNVFLWKQTGKFIDIAVYNLAIVVLEPIAFLFAGKIAKKIDRVIVLRIGVIFLSAFYLAVLLSGERASAYIVLLGALLGIGYGFYWLAYNVLTFEITEPETRDFFNGFLGVMTSFSGIVGPIFAGFIISSMEKFTGYKIIFSFSLLLFVGAVVLSFFLHRRAAKGSFAFRDVFQEKKRNRNWRNILYAHFFQGLREGTFAFVIVVWVFIITKSELALGAFNFVMSTVQLLAYYAVARFIKKQNRKKAILAGGIILYAAVYIILFKLTYPGLLFYAAVISIAYPLLLVPYQSITYDVIGTAKKAADFRVEYIVFRELYVNVGRIFSILAFIICVSMFKEESIRYLMMVLGAGHLILYFFVRKISFKKMNRAIWQ
- the sodA gene encoding superoxide dismutase SodA; translation: MAKYELPELPYAANALEPHIDEETMKIHHGRHHNTYVTNLNNALEGHDDLASKSVEELVANLDAVPENIRTAVRNNGGGHANHSFFWQILSPNGGGQPSGELAEAINNKFGSFDKFKEEFAAAATGRFGSGWAWLVVNNGQLEVMSTPNQDTPLMEGKTPILGLDVWEHAYYLKYQNKRPDYINAFWNVVNWDEVAKRYNEAK